The Arachis ipaensis cultivar K30076 chromosome B05, Araip1.1, whole genome shotgun sequence nucleotide sequence TATAAACACCACTATACTCAtaatccgctacagggtgtagcggattatgcAGAAACGCCATTTGATCATAAatcgctacagggtgtagcggtttatgagtaACCCCGCCCTCAACGTAATCCGCGATATCctgtagcggattacgtgcaATTAAGTTCCGCTgcagggtgtagcggattatatATAGTTGGTTTGTTGCATTTGCGTCTGAAAATTGCCAATGTTGTATTTGCGTAAAGATTTTGCTCATTCATTTTATTTGCGTAAATTGCcctcttttttcattgaaaaaagatctttttttatcaaaataatgacgCCCAAACAACCACTAAATATATTTAAGATACATGAATCAAATGACTTGGATTAAGAAAAATGGGTACATAAAATAAAACTATTGCAGAAAACAATGTGAATACAGCAAAACTAGGTCTCAAGTCTCTTACTATATAATTAAAACAAAACTTTGAAATTTATCATCTGAGCCAAGTGGTTAACAATAACAGAAAAATAGCACTCACGGGCTCTTCAGGAAAGTATCTAAATCCCTCTAGCTTCTTCAGTTGTTCAACGATCTCTTTATAGTTAGAAATCAGTCTAGATCTCTCTCTTAGAGGACGGAACCCTTGGAAGACATCATTCTAGTTAGCACCACAGCTAATAATAGTATTTGAGCTCAAGTGtcctaaaaactaaataaattgaaGGGGGAAAAGATGTACCCCAATGAAGTCAGATGTTTCTGTATGCTTATGACAGTTCAAAATATGTAACTTCAATTGCAAATAGGCACTTAGTAACTGGCATACAATAGTCTTCCTTCCACCCATTTCACCATCAAGCAATACAGGTTCACGTAATTGAAAGCAGCGCTCCACAAGGAAGAACAACTTCTGCATGTTTTTGGCCAAGAATACACTGCACATTGAAAAAACCTCACATATTCTTTACTCTCTAATATATACTAAAACATTACAAGCAATAAATTACCAGCATCTGGGGAACAAAACTACTTTGGCCAAAGGGGAAGAAATTCACCATTCATGGGACACACACAGTCAAATAATCAAATAAGTGAAATGAAAATTCTACTAATACTTCAAACGCAAAACTATCGAGAAGAAGTATTACCAGAGAAGAAGCCATTAACTGAATTAAATTTTTGTTCTAGACATTTCACAGCtattcaaaatcaaaacctaatctaatcctattttaacaacctaaaaatccactaatcagaaaacaaatctaactaaactaattactaaaatcaaactaaccaaaacctGGAAGCAGAGACAATTAAAACAGGGCAGAGGAAAAGAAGGATGCCCAGGTTTATACGGTTCGAACAGGGGGAAAGAGAGAGGTGGAACCACGGCTGACGGTGGAACCGCGGCTGACGGTGGAACCGCGGCTGACGATGGAACCAATTTTGGCCGCTACGAAGCTAGGGCTTGCGTGAAGGTAGTCGCGGCATTGACTGGAGGAGATGATGGCTGTAGCGCTGAGAAGATATGCGAGCCAGAACTGAGGGgataaaaggagagagagaggtgcGGCGGTGGTGGAGCTTGAGCTTGCTTTGTTCTGCGAACGAGAAAGAACGAGAGAGACAGGGGCTATGTGCTACTGGTTCAGTGtttaaaagagaggagaagaaggagaaggtagcTGCGGTGGTTAGGGTGGCGGCGGTGGCGCTGTGAGtgaggaaaggagaagaagaagctcgTGCGACGGAGAAGCTCGTTGAAGGAGAGAGGAACAACTCGTTTGATCTCtgattgtgtgtgtgtgtgtgaaaggaGCTCGATAGGGTGGGGATGAAGTtaggtttaaattaaaatttttcgacagaaaattttaaattacaaacagaaaatctgtctgtaaaatttaataaaacacaGCATTTTTCTTcatttaattacagacggattttccgtctgtaatcatttcccacgaaaaaaattaatttttttaacagaaTTATCAAtggattctcttttccgtctgtaatttatgttaattcattttttttgttttccgacaaaaaattccTCTGAAATTTCGTCTGTATTTCCGTGGAATAAAATCTGTtagaaatatccgtctgtaataactagttttctagtagtgtttattatatttaatattatatatttagtttaataataattaataaatataaaataaaataatttttaaatgatttaaactaatttttattttcttctaaacaattttttttttaaaaaaaaagcttATTGGTAATTGTAGAGAAGATAAAATTAAAGTGTGTTCCAAAGCATCAAGTTTGAAGAAGCATAGATAATAGTGGAACACGTGTGCTACTACATTACCACCAGTCAAGTACTCAACTTCCATAATGAGTTGCTAAAGTGCAAATCCAAACTTActgcatctcttcttcttcttgttcttctccaATGGCACTAAATTCATTGACTCCGCTTTCCACAGGCTGTCTTCACGCATCCAAGACTTGCAATGTACACCAATCTTATTTTCATCCAAAGGGAGCTTTTAAAGTTGTCTGTGAAATGAAGAGAAACACAGAACCCAGGAGGAAGTGGGGGAAACTGGTTTCCGCCACGTTGGCAGCGGCAGTTATTGCCTTCAGCTCTGACATGTCTGCCCTTGCTGATCTCAACAAATTCGAGGCCGAAATGAGGGGTGAATTCGGCATTGGATCCGCTGCTCAGTATGGTTCTGCCGACCTCAGGTTCCTGAATCCTTTCCTTGCTTTTTAAATCTCGACTTGCTTGTAGCCAAAACTATAGTCGCCTAATTCTTTTGTTCATTACTTTTAGGAAAGCAGTGCATGTGAATGAAAATTTCAGGTAATTGCAAAATAGTTATTCAACTTATTCCCAATGTAAAATTGATCAACGTGTCCTCTGACAGAGCCTCTATTCATGATCATTCTAAATTACTGACTGATACAGAAGAGCCAATTTCACAGCTGCTGATATGAGAGAATCTGATTTTAGCGGTTCAACCTTCAATGGTGCATATCTTGAGAAAGCTGTTGCATACAAGGCTAATTTTACAGGTATAAGCTTGGATATGAATATCTATAGAGCATTAGTTTCTCTGTAGAACTTCCAAAATTTAGTGACTATAGTTTTGTTACATTTCCCTTGGACATTTTTCAGGTGCCGATTTAAGTGACACTTTGATGGATCGAATGGTAACTAACACctcaaattaattaattctatGCATTAGTTGGTTTGATTATATGTGGTTTTGCTTGTCCGGGGGAGTACAGGTTCTTAATGAAGCCAATTTCACAAATGCTATTCTCCTTAGAACAGTGCTGACACGGAGTGACCTTGGAGGTGCCATCATTGAAGGTGCTGATTTCAGTGATGCTGTGTTGGACCTTCCACAAAAGCAGGTACACCAATTATTGTTAGGTCTGTGGTACCTACATTGCTTGATATTTAACTATGTTACAACTGTTGGTGTAGGCTTTATGCAAGTATGCAAGCGGCACAAATCCTGTAACAGGAGTAAGCACAAGATTAAGCTTGGGTTGTGGCAACAAACGACGAAATGCATATGGCAGCCCGTCGTCTCCCCTGTTAAGTGCTCCACCACAGAAACTGCTTGATCGAGATGGTTTCTGTGATGAAGCAACTGGCCTTTGCGATGCAAAGTAGTTGCACGCATTTGGCCATATGTTTTAAGAGACTATGAATGAGGCATCTCTATGCAGAGCATATCCTCCTCAAACCAACTCACGCCTACACTGATTGATCTTTGGGCAGAACCTGTTTTTGAACCCTGTTTTTCTCCCTGTAAGATAACAGATATATTTGCTAATTTGGGGAGAATATAAAGTTCTCCTGTGTTTTGATCACACGATTTCTCATGCATATCACATAATACTTATATATAACTTGAAGAATAATTTGTTGTATATTTTTGTCTTACAATTTGCAATGGGCATGGACATAGAGTGATCTCGTGCATAGTGCAGCATACACTAATCACCACTAATATTGTATGTAGAAACTGCTCAAGACATTGATGCAGAAAAAAGCAGAACTGATCAACTATTTACTGATTGATCCTCACAGTCTTCACGATCTTTTTAGTTTACCTCATCCTTTGGACAAAAAAGTATATCCACCATGTTATGATAGTCTTAGCTTAGGTAGCATTTTTTTGGGGTGATTAGAGAGGTCTTAGAAGCCAGCCAAGTTCAACTTGCGGGAAAGCAACTTATGGTCAAGGTAATAATACAAGGAAATACTCACATTATACATCTTTACGTGAAGATGATATTGTAAATTCTTAGATAGTTAGTCAAATATATTTGGTCAAGTATATCAAACCGTCTAATGATCTACAATACTATTTTCATGTGAAGATGTCGTTATGGGAGTATGCATCGTAATATAATCCAATTCTAATTAGAGCCCACAATATAATTATACAAAACTAGAGGTGAACATCCCATCTATCCCTACTCGTAACCCAAGCTTTGAACTAATCTCTAATTAACGAATCAATCATGTTgcttgcaatttactcttcctTTTGTCTTGGTCATCTAAATATTAGATATATCGCCACATCAATCATGTTGCTAGCTCTAGAATTTTTGTAAATATGATACTAATTTCACGCAAATAAACAGTGCATCTCAATACAGTGTTTGATACAGTATATATCAAAACATTTCCATTACTAAATAGTGCTCAATGAAACTTTTTCATCCACGATGTTCAAGTCACCTAAGTTAATATCTGGCATTAGAAATTAATAATAAGATATGTGAGGGTTTTCATAAGAGGTTAGTGGAGCCCGAACAAAGAGAATAGAGTGAAACAACAATGATGAAGGGAGAATAGCCTGTCCCACTCCTCCACCTTCCCCAGCAGTGCACTCCGGTCCATGGAATGTTCCCCTTTGGCGATACAGCTCCTTGCTCATGGTTTTCAAAAAGCAATTTGGATTATTATTGGACCACCTCATCTAATCCACGCCTGAAATCTAATGTTACCTTGGGTTTCCATCTCCATGCCGCTTTTATCTCTTAGAAAGTTGGTTCTGTTTTCACTTGGTATATATACATGTAACGTGTCCAATTTGTGTCAAACATTTGACGAGGATGGAATCTAATAAGTTTGTCTTTAACCAAATTCAGACAAGAAAAGCAagcatcttttattttattaatcgTTTTATTAGAAGGGAAACATAATAAGCAGAGTATCTTTGGGAGGTTTACTTTGGTTTTTGGGGAAGTAATTATAAATAATGTTATGTGTGATGTTGCATAATGTATATATGACCGCCGCACATGGCAAAAAATGGTGCTAGCTTAGCATGTGTGGATTATTAAAATGCTCTTTTAACAAACCCCGGCCCCATTATTACTCACACATTCCGCATGTCAATGCGCATGGTGTGCTGCtagtttactttttaatttttatgcaaGGAGAACGCGACCGATGAATTGACCTAGCTAGCtaattc carries:
- the LOC107643037 gene encoding thylakoid lumenal protein TL20.3, chloroplastic isoform X1, whose translation is MALNSLTPLSTGCLHASKTCNVHQSYFHPKGAFKVVCEMKRNTEPRRKWGKLVSATLAAAVIAFSSDMSALADLNKFEAEMRGEFGIGSAAQYGSADLRKAVHVNENFRRANFTAADMRESDFSGSTFNGAYLEKAVAYKANFTGADLSDTLMDRMVLNEANFTNAILLRTVLTRSDLGGAIIEGADFSDAVLDLPQKQALCKYASGTNPVTGVSTRLSLGCGNKRRNAYGSPSSPLLSAPPQKLLDRDGFCDEATGLCDAK
- the LOC107643037 gene encoding thylakoid lumenal protein TL20.3, chloroplastic isoform X2, whose translation is MVLPTSVHVNENFRRANFTAADMRESDFSGSTFNGAYLEKAVAYKANFTGADLSDTLMDRMVLNEANFTNAILLRTVLTRSDLGGAIIEGADFSDAVLDLPQKQALCKYASGTNPVTGVSTRLSLGCGNKRRNAYGSPSSPLLSAPPQKLLDRDGFCDEATGLCDAK
- the LOC107643037 gene encoding thylakoid lumenal protein TL20.3, chloroplastic isoform X3 codes for the protein MKISAADMRESDFSGSTFNGAYLEKAVAYKANFTGADLSDTLMDRMVLNEANFTNAILLRTVLTRSDLGGAIIEGADFSDAVLDLPQKQALCKYASGTNPVTGVSTRLSLGCGNKRRNAYGSPSSPLLSAPPQKLLDRDGFCDEATGLCDAK